In the genome of Chryseobacterium oryzae, one region contains:
- a CDS encoding helix-turn-helix transcriptional regulator: MENNEIIIHKLNRIEKHIFGLKAILNVEELSDYTGFKKSYIYKLVHTNSIPFSKPSGKILFFERKKIDEWLLKNSHKSNDEIQQEAIEFSLRKK, encoded by the coding sequence ATGGAAAATAACGAAATCATCATTCATAAGCTCAACCGAATTGAAAAGCATATTTTCGGACTAAAAGCAATTCTTAATGTAGAAGAACTTTCAGATTACACAGGGTTCAAGAAATCGTATATCTACAAATTGGTTCATACCAACTCTATCCCATTTTCAAAACCATCTGGCAAAATTCTATTCTTTGAACGGAAAAAAATTGACGAATGGTTGCTGAAAAACAGTCATAAATCAAATGACGAAATCCAACAAGAGGCAATAGAATTTTCTTTACGCAAAAAATAA
- a CDS encoding ABC transporter permease, producing MKFPLYFSRKIAFSKDNKNNLSRVIIFIGRLSVALGVIVSLITVSTGLGSKKAIKERLGDFSGHVTIKSTQSNSSYNTSVLDNAGLDIKKIQSLPDVASVQKYAMVTGIMRNEHSFCGVIFKGVGKDFDSLRFKKFLIAGKTPFFDGDGYNNGVVISEKIANDLHLKVKDSIVTVFSKADQKPIYRKFEVTGIFKTDIKMIDDQFVVGDINHVKRILDMKPEEIGGLDIFFKNVNDVDEDFPQVEKYIGYKNYAEKATDKYPQINDWIGLFDTNMGIIISIMLLVVIINIIMVLLILIIERTNSIGLLKTLGATNGQIRTTFINYTLIIMIPGLLCGNIIGLGLLFAQKYFEIIKLNPENYYVSVVPVDLNPLVIISISVGILIISGMALVIPSYLISKISPVKAIKYN from the coding sequence TTGAAGTTTCCATTATATTTCTCCCGAAAAATAGCGTTTTCCAAAGATAACAAAAATAACCTTTCTAGGGTGATCATCTTTATTGGCAGGCTTTCTGTAGCTTTAGGGGTTATTGTATCGCTCATTACGGTTTCTACCGGTTTGGGTTCCAAAAAAGCAATAAAAGAAAGGTTAGGGGATTTCAGCGGACATGTTACCATAAAATCTACCCAGTCGAATTCTTCTTACAATACATCTGTGTTGGATAATGCAGGATTAGACATAAAAAAAATACAATCTCTTCCCGATGTGGCTTCTGTACAGAAATATGCGATGGTAACGGGGATTATGCGGAATGAACATAGTTTTTGCGGTGTTATTTTCAAAGGAGTAGGAAAAGATTTTGATAGTTTAAGATTCAAAAAGTTTCTTATTGCTGGGAAAACTCCCTTTTTTGATGGTGATGGCTATAATAATGGCGTTGTAATATCAGAAAAAATTGCAAATGATCTTCATTTAAAAGTGAAAGACAGCATTGTAACCGTATTTTCGAAAGCAGATCAAAAACCAATCTACAGAAAATTTGAAGTTACAGGTATTTTTAAGACAGACATAAAGATGATTGACGATCAGTTTGTGGTTGGAGACATCAACCATGTAAAAAGAATTCTGGATATGAAGCCTGAAGAAATTGGAGGGCTTGATATTTTCTTTAAGAATGTCAACGATGTAGATGAAGATTTTCCTCAAGTAGAAAAATATATAGGCTATAAAAATTATGCTGAAAAAGCAACCGATAAATATCCGCAGATTAACGATTGGATTGGTCTTTTCGATACCAATATGGGGATTATTATTTCTATCATGCTTCTTGTTGTGATTATCAATATTATTATGGTTTTGCTGATTCTTATCATCGAACGAACCAATTCTATTGGCTTGCTTAAAACCTTAGGAGCGACAAACGGACAAATTCGTACAACATTCATCAATTATACATTAATTATCATGATTCCCGGACTTCTATGTGGAAACATTATAGGTTTAGGGCTTCTTTTTGCACAAAAGTATTTCGAAATCATCAAACTTAATCCTGAAAATTATTACGTAAGTGTTGTACCCGTAGATCTTAATCCGTTGGTTATTATCTCTATTTCTGTCGGAATTCTTATTATTTCCGGGATGGCTTTGGTAATTCCAAGTTATCTTATCAGTAAAATATCTCCGGTTAAAGCCATTAAATATAATTAA
- a CDS encoding PLP-dependent cysteine synthase family protein, translated as MKYAENILETIGNTPLVKLNKVLGEDFPALVLAKVETFNPGNSVKDRMALKMIEDAEKDGRLKPGGTIIEGTSGNTGMGLALAAIIKGYKCIFVTNSKQSKEKCDILRAVGAEVIVCPTDVKPTDPRSYYSVSKRLAKETENGWYVNQYDNLSNRTAHYESTAPEIWEQTEGKLTHFLAGAGTGGTVTGCGMFFKEKNPNIKVIGVDTYGSILKEIHETGEIHLENAYSYITEGIGEDILPENYDMSVIDHFEKVTDKDGAIYARKLAKEEGIFCGYSAGSAIASLIQMKDQFTKDDVIVVLLHDHGSRYVGKIYNDDWMKEMGWLD; from the coding sequence ATGAAATACGCAGAAAATATACTCGAAACCATTGGAAATACGCCTCTTGTGAAACTTAATAAAGTTCTTGGAGAAGATTTTCCCGCATTGGTTTTGGCAAAGGTAGAAACCTTCAATCCAGGAAATTCTGTAAAAGACAGAATGGCTCTTAAAATGATTGAAGATGCCGAAAAAGACGGTAGATTGAAGCCGGGAGGAACAATTATTGAAGGTACGTCAGGAAATACAGGTATGGGGCTTGCTTTAGCCGCTATTATTAAAGGCTACAAATGTATTTTTGTCACCAATTCTAAACAGTCTAAAGAAAAATGTGATATTCTTCGTGCTGTTGGTGCAGAAGTTATTGTTTGTCCTACAGATGTAAAGCCTACAGATCCGCGTTCTTATTATTCCGTATCGAAAAGATTGGCAAAAGAAACTGAAAACGGATGGTATGTAAACCAGTATGATAATTTATCCAACAGAACGGCTCACTACGAATCTACTGCACCAGAAATCTGGGAGCAGACTGAAGGAAAACTTACTCACTTTTTAGCTGGAGCAGGAACTGGTGGAACGGTTACAGGTTGTGGAATGTTCTTTAAAGAGAAAAATCCTAATATTAAAGTAATTGGAGTTGATACGTATGGATCAATTCTAAAAGAAATTCACGAAACAGGAGAAATTCACCTAGAAAATGCATATTCTTATATAACAGAAGGTATTGGTGAAGATATTTTACCGGAAAACTACGATATGTCTGTTATAGATCATTTTGAAAAAGTTACCGATAAAGACGGAGCAATTTATGCAAGAAAACTGGCAAAAGAAGAGGGGATTTTCTGCGGATATTCTGCTGGGAGTGCTATTGCTTCGCTAATTCAGATGAAAGACCAGTTTACAAAAGACGATGTTATTGTTGTTTTACTTCACGATCACGGTTCGCGATATGTTGGTAAGATTTATAATGACGACTGGATGAAAGAAATGGGCTGGCTAGACTAA
- a CDS encoding toprim domain-containing protein encodes MNCKQFNSISLEEVLLSLGHLPTKQNEKEAWYLNPFASESQASFKINKSLNYWYLFSEGIGGNNTDFMKKYLNTSINGVLNWADNQNFSSFQKQNSPSLKCNNQRRNYEITSVKAVRHSALLEYLKSRKVEDQTEFLQEIHYRIDDKNYFGIGFKNDSGGYEFRNKYSKICLGKKDVSTIKNNSNFIRIFEGFFDFLSFKTVENQLAKEPSDYLVLNSVSMIQNIKNSLEKYENIELYFDNDQAGNRAVEIISDVLQNVKDCRAFYSNFKDLNEYLVKKTEEVQKQYKSAFKR; translated from the coding sequence ATGAACTGCAAACAATTCAATAGCATTTCGTTGGAAGAAGTCCTCCTTTCTCTCGGACACCTTCCCACGAAACAAAATGAAAAAGAAGCCTGGTATCTCAATCCTTTTGCCAGCGAATCCCAGGCCTCTTTTAAAATCAATAAAAGCCTCAACTATTGGTACCTATTTTCAGAAGGAATTGGTGGGAATAATACAGACTTTATGAAAAAATACCTGAATACTTCCATCAATGGGGTTTTGAATTGGGCTGACAATCAAAATTTTTCTTCTTTTCAAAAGCAAAACAGTCCTAGTCTGAAGTGTAATAACCAACGCAGAAATTATGAGATAACTAGCGTGAAAGCGGTCAGGCATTCTGCACTTTTGGAATATTTAAAGAGCAGAAAAGTTGAAGATCAAACCGAATTTCTACAAGAGATTCATTATCGGATAGACGATAAGAATTATTTTGGGATAGGTTTCAAAAATGATTCTGGTGGTTATGAATTCCGCAATAAATACTCTAAGATTTGTTTGGGTAAAAAAGATGTTTCAACAATTAAAAACAATTCAAATTTCATTAGGATTTTTGAAGGTTTTTTTGATTTCCTTTCATTTAAAACTGTAGAAAATCAATTGGCAAAAGAACCGTCTGATTATCTCGTTTTGAACTCTGTTTCGATGATCCAAAATATTAAAAATTCTCTTGAAAAATATGAAAATATTGAGCTTTATTTTGATAATGACCAAGCTGGGAATCGTGCTGTAGAAATCATCAGTGATGTATTACAAAATGTAAAAGACTGTCGAGCTTTCTATTCTAATTTTAAGGACTTGAATGAATATCTTGTTAAGAAAACTGAAGAAGTTCAAAAACAATACAAATCTGCATTTAAGAGATGA
- a CDS encoding HipA N-terminal domain-containing protein, protein MRQGKVFYNDIFAGIITETNDGEYTFAYESSYIKEYPKQFLTFSMPVTDKVYKDKRLFPFFEGLIPEGWLLDIASDNWKINKNDRMGLLLACCKNCIGSVSVEPLDLSTDE, encoded by the coding sequence ATGAGACAAGGAAAAGTTTTTTACAATGATATTTTTGCAGGAATCATTACAGAAACTAATGATGGCGAATATACATTCGCCTATGAGTCTTCTTATATTAAAGAATATCCTAAACAGTTTCTGACATTTTCTATGCCTGTAACTGACAAAGTGTACAAAGACAAAAGATTATTTCCTTTTTTTGAAGGACTTATTCCTGAAGGTTGGCTTTTGGATATTGCTTCTGATAACTGGAAAATCAATAAAAATGATCGGATGGGCTTACTTTTAGCTTGTTGTAAAAATTGTATCGGATCGGTGAGTGTTGAACCTTTAGATTTATCTACTGATGAATAA
- the mnmE gene encoding tRNA uridine-5-carboxymethylaminomethyl(34) synthesis GTPase MnmE: MNQDTICALATANGMGAIGIIRISGEKSFEIVNAVFEGKNLTKVASHTVQYGFIKDDYEVIDEVMVSVFHAPKTFTTENSVEISFHGSPYIAKKILEVLIKNGARMAKAGEFTMRAFMNGRIDLSQAESIADLIASENEASRKVALNQLKGGISNEISFLRNDLLNFTSLIELELDFAEEDVEFADRAALKSLLSKIEEKLNSLIESFQYGNAIKNGTAVAIIGKPNAGKSTLLNALLKEERAIVSNIAGTTRDTIEEILHIKGHAFRLIDTAGLRETSDEIEAIGVKKAKEKVENAEVLIYLIDASTQDFSEDIDMLKSLLREDLKLIICATKIDEVIPDQYESIENVLRESITQEFDFIKISAVENQNIQDLKNELSSYVEQLKSEEGNVIITNQRHYEALQKSLTSVRKVEEAVNFQITTELLSYELRNALENLGEISGEFTNDEVLGNIFSKFCIGK, from the coding sequence ATGAATCAGGACACAATCTGCGCACTGGCAACTGCCAACGGAATGGGAGCAATCGGAATTATCAGAATTTCCGGAGAAAAATCTTTTGAAATTGTAAATGCGGTTTTTGAAGGTAAAAATCTAACGAAAGTAGCTTCTCATACCGTTCAGTATGGTTTTATAAAAGATGATTATGAGGTAATTGATGAAGTGATGGTTTCGGTATTTCATGCCCCAAAAACTTTTACAACAGAAAATTCTGTGGAGATCTCTTTTCACGGTTCGCCTTATATTGCCAAAAAAATTCTTGAGGTTTTAATAAAAAACGGAGCAAGAATGGCAAAAGCAGGTGAATTTACCATGCGTGCTTTTATGAATGGAAGGATTGATCTTTCCCAAGCTGAATCTATTGCAGATTTGATTGCATCTGAAAATGAAGCGAGTAGAAAAGTGGCTTTAAATCAGTTAAAAGGCGGAATTTCTAATGAGATTTCTTTCCTAAGAAACGACTTGCTGAATTTTACTTCACTTATTGAGCTAGAGCTGGATTTTGCAGAAGAAGATGTAGAATTTGCCGACAGAGCTGCACTGAAATCTCTGCTTTCTAAAATTGAAGAAAAACTGAATTCTCTGATTGAAAGTTTTCAATATGGAAATGCCATCAAAAACGGAACTGCGGTTGCCATCATCGGGAAACCGAATGCCGGAAAATCTACACTTTTAAATGCTTTGTTGAAAGAAGAAAGAGCTATTGTAAGCAATATTGCAGGAACTACAAGAGATACTATTGAGGAAATTCTTCATATAAAAGGACATGCTTTCCGACTTATTGATACAGCAGGTTTGCGTGAAACATCGGACGAAATTGAAGCTATTGGTGTCAAAAAAGCTAAAGAAAAAGTAGAAAATGCTGAAGTTCTTATTTATCTTATAGATGCTTCAACCCAAGATTTTTCGGAAGATATTGATATGCTAAAATCTTTATTGAGAGAGGATTTGAAACTGATTATCTGTGCCACAAAAATTGATGAGGTAATTCCTGATCAATATGAAAGCATAGAAAATGTTTTAAGAGAATCTATCACTCAGGAATTTGATTTTATCAAAATTTCAGCAGTTGAAAATCAGAATATCCAAGATTTGAAAAATGAATTATCTTCCTATGTAGAGCAACTGAAATCTGAAGAAGGAAATGTTATCATCACTAATCAGCGGCATTATGAAGCCTTGCAAAAATCCCTTACTTCCGTAAGGAAAGTGGAAGAAGCGGTCAATTTTCAAATTACCACAGAGTTATTATCTTACGAACTCCGCAATGCTTTAGAAAATCTCGGAGAAATATCCGGCGAATTTACTAATGATGAAGTGTTGGGGAATATTTTTTCTAAGTTTTGTATCGGGAAATAA
- a CDS encoding site-specific integrase, which yields MKISLSQRKLKDGRISLSIEFYRGSEITEDGKRKHLRSFENLDSYLISDPKTAKEKKENKEALEFAENVLAIRKAEYAQGRFELKNTAKSKRIFLNYFAELTEEKQKQDTSNNYGNWLSTLQHLKKIVPKNMTFEEIDESFVKKVHRYFEKDALTKSELPLSQNSKYSYFNKFKASLRSAFDNGYLTINYALKVKSFEQAESQREYLIFDELQRLSKAECKYPVLKKAFLFSCLSGLRWSDINTLIWKEVRDEGDISKVNFRQEKTDGVEYLYISKQARELLGERQDPQERVFKGLKYGMTYNTEIIRWCNRAAVPKHITFHSARHTNAVLLLENGADIYTVSKRLGHRELRTTQIYARIVDSKMKEAAEIIPELNIEL from the coding sequence ATGAAAATATCACTTAGTCAAAGAAAATTGAAAGATGGAAGAATCAGTCTGTCTATTGAGTTTTATCGTGGTTCCGAAATTACTGAAGACGGAAAAAGAAAACATCTCAGAAGCTTTGAGAATCTAGATTCTTATTTAATTTCAGATCCAAAAACAGCAAAAGAAAAAAAAGAAAATAAAGAAGCTTTAGAATTTGCAGAAAACGTACTTGCAATTAGAAAAGCTGAATATGCGCAAGGGAGATTTGAATTAAAAAACACTGCAAAGTCCAAAAGAATATTTCTAAATTATTTTGCTGAACTGACAGAAGAAAAGCAAAAGCAGGATACTTCTAACAATTACGGGAATTGGTTATCTACTCTACAACATCTCAAAAAGATTGTTCCGAAAAATATGACTTTCGAAGAAATAGATGAAAGTTTCGTCAAGAAAGTTCACCGATATTTCGAAAAAGATGCTCTTACTAAAAGTGAGCTACCACTTTCTCAAAATTCAAAATATTCATATTTCAATAAGTTTAAAGCTTCACTCCGAAGTGCTTTCGATAATGGATATCTGACTATAAATTACGCATTAAAAGTCAAATCCTTTGAACAGGCTGAAAGCCAAAGAGAATATCTGATTTTTGATGAATTACAACGTTTATCTAAAGCTGAATGTAAATATCCGGTTTTGAAGAAAGCTTTTCTTTTTTCGTGCTTATCGGGGCTACGTTGGTCGGATATCAATACTTTGATTTGGAAAGAAGTTCGTGATGAAGGTGATATATCAAAAGTCAACTTCAGACAGGAAAAAACAGATGGTGTAGAATATCTTTATATCTCAAAACAAGCAAGAGAATTGTTAGGAGAAAGACAAGATCCGCAAGAAAGAGTTTTCAAAGGTTTGAAGTATGGAATGACCTACAATACTGAAATTATACGCTGGTGTAATCGTGCTGCAGTTCCTAAGCATATTACTTTTCACTCTGCCAGACATACGAATGCAGTTCTCTTGTTGGAAAACGGTGCAGATATTTACACAGTTTCCAAAAGATTAGGACATCGAGAATTAAGAACGACACAGATCTATGCAAGAATAGTGGATAGCAAAATGAAAGAAGCTGCTGAGATTATTCCGGAATTAAATATTGAATTGTGA
- a CDS encoding helix-turn-helix domain-containing protein, which yields MYTNLSNFVKQKRKEANLTQEEFADRTGVALTVVRKIEQGKDNLSLAKVNQVLLMFGSKLIPMNSKEVEE from the coding sequence ATGTACACCAACTTATCAAATTTTGTAAAGCAAAAACGTAAAGAAGCTAATTTAACCCAAGAAGAATTTGCTGATAGAACAGGCGTTGCTCTTACTGTAGTTCGTAAAATCGAACAAGGAAAAGATAATTTGAGTCTAGCAAAGGTCAATCAGGTTCTTTTGATGTTTGGGAGTAAGCTTATTCCAATGAATTCTAAAGAAGTTGAAGAATGA
- a CDS encoding virulence-associated E family protein, whose amino-acid sequence MNSLFIELVRSGIDIPINKLEILVRSHLIQQYNPIREYFENLEDWDNENHIGKLCSYVKTTDDKSFLKYFEKWLTRTVICALKPGYINKQCFVLFNTKQNSGKTSFLRFLIPANLEQYYTEDIGVDKDGLISLCKNLLVNIDELSVMSKTDVNILKSFISKNTVNARLPYDRKSSLMHRTASFCGSTNRSDFLTDETGSVRWQIFEVLEIDFNYSKEINIEKVWSQAYYNAFERKNYNPELTAEDILENERRNEKFKQVSLEQEIILSHFEKSKLQSEFLTPSDIMLAMNNALGVRLNIIKVGKALTALNYDRIKHPKRQVYGYLIRRKIDE is encoded by the coding sequence TTGAATTCTTTATTTATAGAACTTGTTAGATCAGGAATTGATATTCCAATTAATAAATTGGAAATTCTGGTCAGAAGTCATTTGATTCAGCAATACAATCCGATTCGGGAATATTTCGAAAATTTGGAAGATTGGGACAACGAGAATCATATCGGTAAGCTTTGCAGTTATGTAAAGACGACTGATGATAAATCATTCCTAAAGTATTTCGAAAAGTGGTTAACCAGGACTGTAATTTGTGCTTTAAAACCTGGTTACATCAACAAACAGTGTTTTGTTCTTTTCAATACTAAGCAGAATAGTGGAAAGACGAGTTTTCTGCGATTTCTCATTCCTGCAAATCTTGAACAATATTATACAGAAGACATTGGTGTTGATAAAGATGGCTTAATTTCTTTATGCAAAAACCTTCTGGTCAATATTGATGAACTTTCGGTAATGTCAAAAACGGATGTCAATATTCTTAAGTCTTTCATTTCTAAAAATACCGTCAATGCACGTTTGCCTTACGATCGCAAATCGTCATTGATGCACCGGACAGCTTCGTTTTGTGGCTCTACCAACCGGTCGGATTTTTTAACCGATGAAACCGGAAGTGTGCGGTGGCAGATTTTTGAAGTTTTGGAGATTGATTTCAATTATTCTAAGGAAATCAATATTGAAAAAGTTTGGTCACAAGCATACTACAATGCTTTTGAAAGGAAAAATTACAATCCGGAACTGACGGCTGAAGATATCCTGGAAAACGAAAGGCGGAATGAAAAATTCAAACAGGTATCTCTGGAACAGGAAATTATTCTTAGTCATTTCGAAAAATCAAAACTTCAAAGTGAATTTCTAACACCTTCGGACATTATGCTTGCTATGAATAATGCACTAGGGGTACGTCTAAATATCATAAAAGTTGGTAAAGCCTTGACTGCACTAAACTACGACAGAATTAAACATCCTAAAAGACAAGTCTATGGATATTTGATCCGAAGGAAAATTGATGAATGA
- a CDS encoding exo-beta-N-acetylmuramidase NamZ family protein has translation MIFNFKNKTFVLICLIFLGIFNRYYSQTNAQEFKTGADQPEIYLPLLKNKTIGIVTNQTGLLKDKTHLVDFLVKNNVSIKAIFAPEHGFRGDADAGEKVKNGVDTKTGIPIISLYGNNKKPKPEQLKGMDLVIFDIQDVGVRFYTYISTLTYLMEAGAENNVEIMVLDRPNPHDGYIDGPVLKKKWESFVGMHEVPVVYGLTIGEYGKMVNGEKWLKNGVQAQYTLIPLKNYFKNKRYPISEKPSPNLPNDKAINLYPSLCFFEGTQVSVGRGTDFPFQIYGSPWTKNLPYQFTPKPNYGAKDPFLNGLMCYGENLSNYPEPLRELNLEWLLKAYKNYKNPQQDFFLKNLFFDKLAGSDELRKQIIAGKSLKEIKASWKSDLEKFSKIRSKYVIYKN, from the coding sequence ATGATTTTTAATTTCAAAAATAAAACATTCGTTCTTATTTGCCTAATTTTTTTAGGGATATTCAATAGATATTATTCTCAGACAAACGCTCAAGAATTTAAGACCGGAGCAGATCAGCCAGAAATATATTTACCTCTTTTAAAAAACAAAACAATTGGGATTGTCACCAACCAGACTGGTTTATTGAAAGATAAAACTCACCTTGTAGATTTTTTGGTAAAAAACAATGTTTCTATTAAAGCCATTTTTGCACCTGAACACGGTTTTCGTGGAGATGCAGATGCTGGAGAAAAAGTAAAAAACGGTGTGGATACCAAAACAGGAATTCCAATTATATCTCTTTACGGAAATAATAAAAAACCTAAACCAGAGCAATTAAAAGGGATGGATTTGGTTATTTTTGATATTCAGGATGTTGGAGTTAGATTTTACACCTATATTTCTACCCTTACTTATTTAATGGAAGCCGGAGCCGAAAATAATGTCGAAATAATGGTTCTGGACAGACCAAATCCTCATGACGGATATATTGACGGGCCCGTTCTCAAAAAAAAATGGGAAAGTTTTGTAGGAATGCACGAAGTTCCGGTTGTGTACGGACTTACTATTGGCGAATACGGAAAAATGGTGAATGGCGAAAAGTGGCTGAAAAATGGAGTTCAGGCTCAATACACTTTAATTCCCTTGAAAAATTATTTTAAAAATAAACGTTATCCTATTTCCGAAAAACCTTCTCCCAACTTACCGAACGATAAAGCGATTAATCTTTATCCAAGTTTATGTTTTTTTGAAGGAACACAAGTTTCTGTAGGTCGTGGCACCGATTTTCCTTTTCAGATTTATGGATCTCCGTGGACTAAAAATTTGCCTTATCAGTTTACACCAAAGCCAAACTACGGAGCAAAAGATCCTTTTTTAAACGGCCTTATGTGCTATGGAGAAAATCTGTCAAATTATCCTGAACCATTACGTGAATTAAATTTAGAATGGCTTTTAAAAGCATATAAAAATTATAAAAATCCTCAACAGGATTTTTTCCTGAAAAACCTGTTTTTTGATAAACTTGCAGGTTCGGATGAACTCAGAAAACAAATAATTGCAGGAAAATCTTTAAAAGAAATAAAAGCTTCCTGGAAATCTGATCTTGAAAAGTTTTCCAAAATAAGAAGCAAGTACGTTATCTACAAAAATTAA
- a CDS encoding HipA domain-containing protein has product MKDNEIDFHKKCSKKIFGTETAPLLNYTLSEMELLAKEVIETSISVPGVQPKLSLSFVKEKLEDGTRGRLTVLEALGGNYILKPQNVVFPQMPENEHLTMKLAELLGIQAVISSLIRLKSGELSYITKRIDRTGSRKIHMLDMFQITEAFDKYKSSMEKVGKAVNEYSSNTLLDVVRLYEVSIFSYITGNNDMHLKNFSMILKGEDWVLSPAYDLLNVQLHLPEDKEETALTIGGKKSRLTKADFINLGLKFGLTERQIENIFKRFIKEEEKMKELISISFLDEEKKKIYKDLLSHRLEYLKDN; this is encoded by the coding sequence TTGAAAGACAACGAGATTGACTTTCATAAAAAATGCAGTAAAAAAATCTTTGGAACAGAAACAGCTCCATTGCTTAATTACACTCTGAGCGAAATGGAACTTTTAGCTAAGGAAGTCATAGAAACATCGATTTCAGTACCAGGTGTACAACCAAAATTGTCTTTAAGTTTTGTAAAAGAAAAATTGGAAGATGGGACTAGAGGAAGATTAACCGTTCTGGAAGCTCTAGGCGGAAATTACATCTTGAAACCTCAAAATGTAGTTTTTCCTCAAATGCCTGAAAACGAACATTTGACAATGAAATTGGCAGAATTATTAGGAATCCAAGCTGTAATCTCTTCATTGATAAGATTGAAATCAGGGGAACTTTCTTACATAACCAAAAGAATTGATAGAACAGGATCTAGGAAAATACATATGCTGGATATGTTTCAAATAACAGAAGCATTTGATAAGTATAAAAGCTCTATGGAGAAGGTGGGCAAAGCTGTGAATGAGTATTCTTCTAATACCTTACTTGATGTTGTACGACTTTATGAAGTATCTATTTTTAGTTACATCACTGGGAATAATGATATGCACCTAAAGAATTTTTCTATGATTTTGAAAGGTGAAGATTGGGTATTATCGCCCGCTTATGATTTACTTAATGTCCAACTTCATTTACCGGAAGATAAAGAAGAAACAGCATTGACAATTGGGGGGAAGAAGAGCCGATTAACAAAAGCTGACTTTATCAATTTAGGATTAAAATTTGGATTGACTGAAAGACAGATAGAAAATATTTTTAAAAGATTTATAAAAGAGGAAGAAAAGATGAAGGAATTAATAAGTATTTCTTTCCTTGATGAAGAAAAGAAAAAAATATATAAAGATTTACTTAGTCATCGATTAGAATATCTTAAAGATAACTAA
- a CDS encoding RNA polymerase sigma factor: MKRTNSLPKKLTNFQLYELLKKGSPIALEYIHLRYKRLLFWSGWQVLKDDFIVDTIVQDTFLKLWLHRDTIESPNHITGFLRFVMKRDCIAYVTAPRNKFTRLMASLDSFENYQEYLAGYDPLKDKEYLHSQESDQKRFDEITKVLPVLNPKRKHLIELCLEYGFQYKPIAEAMGSSVTGISTEVSKAIHDLRKILKVTTFEQPEEKAFDKEEQLEKLSSQQLEIIKRRFKQKSSFAVIAQELKLSEKEVHREFLYAYQHLQNQNLSEILL, translated from the coding sequence ATGAAAAGAACAAACTCTTTACCCAAAAAATTAACCAATTTTCAGTTGTACGAACTGCTGAAAAAAGGTAGTCCAATTGCTCTGGAATACATTCATCTGCGCTACAAAAGACTTCTTTTCTGGTCTGGATGGCAGGTGCTGAAGGATGATTTCATAGTGGACACTATTGTTCAGGATACCTTTCTCAAATTGTGGCTGCACCGCGATACCATTGAATCGCCTAATCACATTACCGGCTTTTTACGGTTTGTGATGAAAAGGGATTGTATTGCGTATGTCACTGCGCCAAGGAATAAATTCACGCGCTTAATGGCTTCCCTTGACAGTTTTGAGAATTATCAGGAATATCTTGCAGGTTACGATCCTTTGAAAGATAAAGAGTATTTACATAGCCAGGAATCAGACCAAAAGAGATTCGATGAAATCACAAAGGTTTTACCCGTACTGAACCCCAAAAGGAAACACCTGATAGAACTTTGCCTAGAATACGGCTTTCAGTACAAACCCATCGCAGAAGCTATGGGAAGCAGCGTGACAGGCATCAGCACGGAGGTGAGCAAAGCCATACATGATCTTCGGAAAATTCTTAAGGTAACTACTTTTGAGCAGCCAGAAGAAAAAGCTTTTGACAAAGAAGAGCAGTTAGAAAAACTCAGCAGTCAGCAGCTCGAGATTATTAAAAGACGGTTTAAACAGAAGTCTTCATTTGCGGTCATTGCACAAGAACTTAAACTTTCTGAAAAGGAAGTGCATCGGGAATTTCTTTACGCCTATCAGCATCTGCAAAATCAAAACCTATCTGAAATACTCCTTTGA